The region TCCGGGGTATCTCAGATACTGGTCGCGCATCTGGATGCACACGCTGCGGATCTGCTCCCGCCAGGCTGCGGGGTCGGGCTCGGGTGGTACGAGCTCGGCGCACAGCCGCGCGATGAGCAGTTCGTCGAGGTCGGCCTTGTTGACCACGTGGGCGTAGAGCGAGGCGGGTCCGGTGTCGAGCGCGCCGGCCAGTCGGCGCATGGTCAGGGCCTCGTAGCCCTCTGTGGCGATCACCCCCAGCGCGGTGTCGATGACCTGGTCCACGGTGATCGGGGCCTTGCGGCGCCGCTGCCGGGGGGCGGCTTCGACCTCGGGATTCGGCAGTTGGTGGCGCGCCGCGCGTCGTTCTCTCGGGTTCACCCGACCACTATAACTTGACACGAACAGTGTTCGTTTGTAGAACACTGTTCGTGCATATCGATGTGAACCAGAATGTGGACGTGACCGTGGTCGGAGCCGGGCCGGTGGGCCTCGTGCTCGCCGCGGAGCTGGCGCTCTCCGGAGCGACGGTGCAGGTGCTCGAGCGATTGGCCGAGCCGGCCGTGGCGATGAAGGCGGGGTCGATCAACGTGCCGACGGCCGAGGCGCTGGACCGCCGCGGCCTGCTGTCTGCCGCCGAAAACGTGCAGCGAGAGGTGCTCGAGCGGGTGGGGTCGTTCGCTCGCGTGGCCGGCGACCAGCAGCCAGGAGGCGGCCAACGAGCGCGCGAGTCGCGGTTCACCGGGCATTTCGCGGGGATGGTCCTCGACGCCGGCCTCGTGGACTGGTCCGATGCCGACCTCGCCGCGCACGCCGCGGTCGACGGAGCGAGGATGGTGCCGCAGCGTGAGCTGGAGGAACTGCTGGCCGACCATGTCGCGCGACTCGGCGTACCGGTGCATCGCGGGGTGGAGGTCACCGCGCTCGAAGACACCGGCGACGGCGTCCTCGTCGGCACCACGGCCGGCACGGTGCGCACCGGGTGGCTGGTCGGGTGCGACGGCGGGCGCAGCACCGTACGCCGCCTCGCGGGCATCGACTTCCCCGGCACCGACCCTGAACTCACCGGGCACCTGGCGGTCGCCGACATCGCCGACCCGGAGAAGCTCGCGAACGGATGGGTGTGGTCCACCCGAGGGGCGTACCGCTACGGGCCCCAGCCCGGGCGGGTGGTCACCGTGGAGTTCGGTGCTCCCGCCGACCTCCCCCACACTCGGCTTCGCTCGCGCAGGGGGACCCCCGTGCCGCCGGTCACCCTTGAGGAGTTGCAGACCAGCCTGCGGCGGGTCTCGGG is a window of Streptomyces sp. NBC_00271 DNA encoding:
- a CDS encoding TetR/AcrR family transcriptional regulator; this translates as MNPRERRAARHQLPNPEVEAAPRQRRRKAPITVDQVIDTALGVIATEGYEALTMRRLAGALDTGPASLYAHVVNKADLDELLIARLCAELVPPEPDPAAWREQIRSVCIQMRDQYLRYPGISRAALAMAPTDLETLRVSEGMLAILIAGGVTPQAAAWAIDALLLYVAAYCLEISILNQRKVHNEADWVVDTDELQRRLTALPAEAFPHTTRYAAELTAGAGHDRFDFTLALMIDGLAHR
- a CDS encoding FAD-dependent monooxygenase yields the protein MDVTVVGAGPVGLVLAAELALSGATVQVLERLAEPAVAMKAGSINVPTAEALDRRGLLSAAENVQREVLERVGSFARVAGDQQPGGGQRARESRFTGHFAGMVLDAGLVDWSDADLAAHAAVDGARMVPQRELEELLADHVARLGVPVHRGVEVTALEDTGDGVLVGTTAGTVRTGWLVGCDGGRSTVRRLAGIDFPGTDPELTGHLAVADIADPEKLANGWVWSTRGAYRYGPQPGRVVTVEFGAPADLPHTRLRSRRGTPVPPVTLEELQTSLRRVSGTDVTLTALRGAATRWTDNARQAAAYRSGRVLLAGDAAHVHSPFGGQGLNLGVGDAMNLGWKLGAVVAGWAPEGLLDTYDAERRPLGAWVLDWTRAQIGVMRGDAKSAALREVVADLLSTRDGTTYAVKKISGVTQRIDLSGDHPLVGRYVPDLWLTDGSRLADHGHGGGFLLLDRTPDGTFARLAAAWAGRVSSVTDDHATPTGVLVRPDGVVAWASDTTDVAAVTGLETALRGWAGAPSSSPEHAPMG